CTCTGGTTGTCATCAGCCTACCATCCTCAAACCGATGGTCAGACTAAGGTGGTAAATAGGGTGCTGGAAACTTATCCGAGGTGTATGTGCAATGATGCTCCTACATTCTGGTCTAAGTGGCTAACTTTTGCTGAATAGTGGTATAAGGTTCTGAAGTTTAAGGAAAAGGGAGGAGATGCTTAAGGTTCTGAAGTTCCATTTACAAAGGGCATAAAACAGGATGAAACAAAATGCTGATAAGCATAGATCAGAAAGGAGTTTCGAAGTGGGAGACTTTGTGTTTGTGAAATTGCATCCTTATAGGCAGGTTTCGGTTGCTAACAGGATTAATGCTAAATTGAGTCCTAAATTCTTTGGACcttttgaaattttgagcaaaGTTGGTGTAGTAGCTTACAAGTTGAAACTGCCTTCTGCTTCTAAGGTGCATAATGTCTTCCATGTGTCTCAGTTGAGGAAGTACATTGGAGAAAACAGTGCGGTGTCTGGTTTGCCCTTGTCAGAGGAGGAACAACAGGCCAAAGAACCAGAAGCTATATTGGATCGCATGACTGTGAAGAGGCAGGGTAGAGCTATCACAAAGGTATTGGTCAAGTGGAAACACCAGCTACCTGAAGACTCTAATTGGGAATACTACTATGACTTAAAGAGGAAGTTTCCTTTCTTCAATTCATGAGGTCAAGCAATTGCTTAAGGGGAGGGCTATGATACAATCCTTTGTATTAAATGAGTATAAGGATCGTATAAGTGTATAAAATACGTATTGTTTGTTGTTATTCtgttagttagttagttagtgGCGGTTATTGGCTAATAAATAGGAAGAATGCATATTCTGTTATgctattcattcattcattttctGAGAATAATTCTTCCTTCTGTAACCTATGCTACTCTTTCATATGAATGAGATTCAGACTCTATTCTTACAGTAGAGTTCTATTGTTCTCCATCAAAGTATTACTAGTTTGATTTTATTACAGGAATTCCCTGTCAAAACAGGGACAGGTTCAGACAATATCCATAGGAATATTTGACATCTCTACTTGAGAGCATTAGaagttggaatttttttttaaccccTTATCCGATATCCAACAAGAAGAAGTGAGTTGGGCTAATTCATGAACCGTTGGCCAAATTAACTATCTATATACGGATCACAAACAAGTTACTTCCgaaacttaaaattaatatttttattttacatctcaaaattttataatatttatttttgtttccgGATATTCCTtcgtattttaattttaaagcaatacttaaaatatttttttactgcCATACTCTTTTgtaaagtatattaaaaatacaaaaactattttaacGATGTTTATATggttattacatttttatttcttcatttgCTAATTCAGTAGGTTTTCTTGCTCATTTGCAATTCAGAGTTCTTTTCTCTCAAGTTCCTTCGATGTTTTTCACTTCTCTCACGGCATTGTTCAATTCCCAATCTCTCTCTCGACGGTGCTCACTGATGTGACGGTGTTCGAGGGTTTGCTTGTCGCCTTCTCCGCCGCACGGCGACGCTGATCAAATAGGTGCGTATCTAAGCCAACCACCTTCACGTGCTATCTTCCTCACTCCTGTATTGCTCTCGTTCACGCTCTGGTTTGCGATATTTTGTGTTTCTATTTCGTTTTACTCTTGTCGTCGTCTTCCAATTTTTTGGTCAATTTCTGTTGAATTTCGCTTCTGAATTTCGGACTATGTTTCTGTTATCTGTTATTTGATATTTAGATTTTGTAGTTGCTCTCACACTCTGCAATTCGAGACTCACCATAAGAGTATCTTAAGTATGAGCCTACCTTTAGCGACTTGTGTGTAAGAATTTGAAAAGTTGTGTAAAAGgcaaaaatgaagaaaaaatataaatagaaataagacagtaagagaaaaatttataagGGTTGCAGGTGTGCCTCTGTTGACAAGCCTCGCTTGTCACAACCAATAGCTCTCACATTTTCATGCTTCCACACTCTGGAATGAGACTCCGGCTGAGTGTCTTAAGTATAACAGCGATTTAATCTGACCAACTTGTTCAAACTTTGTTTTTAGATGATGTTGTGTGTGTATAGATTGAAAATGTGGGTAATTGTTTTTCACTCTTTGTAGGAACTCCAAACAGATATGGACTCATCAAATTCCTCTTccaagaagaagaagtgtgaagaagatgaagacaTGATTAGCAACCTACCTGATGTCATTATTAGTcgcattctctcttttcttctaaCTAAAGAAGCAGTTTGTACTTGTGTTTTATCCAAGAGATGGATGAACATGTGGACAACCATCACCAAGCTCCGCTTTATCGATAGAAAGTTGTACTATCGCACTTACATTAGCAGAACTCACTTTTTAAATTCTGTGTATAGAGTACTGCTTCATCTGGATGCAAAAAGCATTGAAggtttctctctttctcttacAAAGGATTATGATTCTTACCATATTAATCAGTGGATATCTGCTGTCTTAAGCCGGGGTGTCAAAGAGCTTTTCATTGAGTCAAACAGAAAACTTGACATTTTCTTGCATTCCCTTTGGAAATCCCAGTCCTTAGAGAAATTGGTGCTGGATATGAATGTTTGTGCTGTCCGACTGCATATGAATGGTTGTGCTGTCAAAGTTCCCCACCTTGTTTATCTATCATCCCTCACTGTTCTTGAGTTGTCTGGAGTCACCGTGGTCTGCCCCCCTTCTAATGAGTCCAAAAATATGTGCCTTAACTTCCCCCTTCTTAGAGTACACCGGGCAACAAATTGCATCTGGTTAAACGTGAAGGTTGTAAGTTTTGAAGTGCCTCTACTTGAAGTGCTTTCAATAAGTCATACACGTGCCTTTAAATCTGTTGACTCGCAGACTGTAATCAAGTTTTGCGCTCCGCGTCTGACAAAGTTCTCTTATAGTGGTTTCATAGCACCAATTCCAGATACTGTTTTGTTAGACTTAGACCTATCTACAGCACGTATTGCTTCTGCTAACATTGATCCATGGGAGTTTGTACGAGAGAGTACCGAAAATACAGGATCTTTTGCTTTTGAGCTTCTGAAACAATTCAATAATAATGTGGAATGCTTAAAGTTTGAGAGGTCGAAGGTATACTTCCTTGCTTTTACCCTGCGTTCttgttcttaataaaaaatcgACGAAATGAAATTTTTCATGACTACAATATTCCCTTGCTTGACTATAGAAACATTTTTACTTTGCTGATTCTCAAATTGTCACTCAGGTTCTTGCAGTAGCACACGATGAATTTCCTGCATTTGGAATGTTGACTCGTCTGGAAATGGGAAATGTTACCGGTGATATTCTGTTGATTTTCCTTCGAAACTCACCATTTCTCAAGACTCTTGATATACAGGTAATTGATTGAAACTAGCTATGTGACCAAATAATCACTGAATTTTCAAAATGCTTCTGCTGAAGGTCAAAATGTTATTGATTATAATCTGTATAGTtagtttttatcattatttggTTATTGACGtggaatataattatttatttttgtcattagGAACTACTGGGGTTTGGCGAAGAACATTGCAATCCTGAAAATGTGCCGTATTGTTTTATATCTAACCTTGAAGTGATGAAGTTTGGAAAACTTAAGGGTGTTGAAGATGAACTGCGATTTGCCAAATTTGCATTGGAACATGCTCGAGTCTTGAAGAGGGTTAGTTTCTGCCACCATTGGGAGCTGCGCAAGTCAATATTTGGAAAAGTTAAAAAGAAGATATTATCATTCAAGAGAAGTGTTAGTTCTCCAATTATAGAATTTTTGTAGATTACAGAATTTTTAACACAGCGAAGTCGGTGATAGTATTATGCGTAGACGTATGAGATACATTACCTGCTAACCTGACATGATGCTTAGCAGTATGCATAATTGAATTAATGTCTAAGGTTGTTGAAATTTAGCATAATTTCTCATGTGTCAAATCATCCACACTGAAAAAGTAGCCGCAACTAATCTAATGAATTTCACCAAAGGGTTGTTTAAGCATTTAAAAAACAGAATGCAAAACATAGGCAAACCAAATTCCAGATTACCAAAAACACGTTTCAGCCAGGACCGACTTTTTATCGTAACAAAACATTCATGAAACAGATGTAGACTTGATTCCTCCTGGTTATTGATCAGTGTCGTTTCCATAATAACTCAATATATGTCAATCTTCTAATATAGTAATGTAGAATTGCATTAATCGTCTAGTGATAGAATTGGGTTGTTAGTCACATAGTTATTAGAATTTGTAGAAAAATGtcataaacataaaaacatcAAGAAGGGggttttaaaaacataaaattatataaagaaataaaaacaaatatgtaaAAACAGATTGATTCTCCAACTTTTCcatagttaaattttttaataagtgTGGTAGgattatcatttatttaatttataaataaatatttcaaattaaccAAAGaagttttaattcattttaaacgTCTATGATTAAGGTAATAATTTATTCTTCTATATGTTGATTAAGCAGTCCGGTATACAAGTTTGAATTATTAAGTAAAcgtaaattaattcatttagtTACTAATTTGTTTCAAGTTTATACAAATAAGAATGTATTAATACTTTACTTGTTCTAAGCATCTACATGTGCTTTATTACGCTATTGTGaagatttacttttttttctaacacaAACTTATCATAATTAAGGAAATTAACAAGAAGTCTAATTAAAGATTAATATTGAATTATTAACAAGAATTCTAAGACAATCCTAAGAGcataaatcaaaactaaaaaaagaatagaagaaaataattttttcttgaatttaataaaagaaaatgtttattCACATAACTCAAATTCAACTATGAAATTACAAGAGAATCAACCAAGAAGGTTTAGTCTTCCATGTGAAAGACCACCTGATATATAAAGTGAAGGGAGTGGTGGTGATGGAGGGTGGAGTGATGAATGATATGATTATAGTTTAGTGCTCGTTGCTGCTCTCCAACACACATAttgtcactacaagaaaaaaaaggcaTTTTGACTCTAAATTTAGCCACTAAAATAATAAGGTTGCAAATTGTGACTGAATTAGATACCGATTATCAATCTCAAATTAGCGACCGAAACAATGACCAAATAACTTGttagtaatattattttgtatagtGACTAAAAGTATTAGTTGCAAAAAATTTGTTGCTAAATCGATGGTTGTGAAAAGTAGAATAAAATTACTCTTGTCAGCGATTGAAATAGCGACAACAAAATTCTTTTTGAACAACACAATTTTAATTGGGTTGCAAAATAAGTTGTTTgttttagtctttgaattagCAACCGAATAAAGTGAATTATTAGTGATTGAATCTTTTTCAACTGTGAATTAGAAACTGAATGTGCTTTGGTGGCTAAACACGAGTctaatttccctccaaattaaaagattattaaCGGTGAATTAGTGACTAAGTGTATTTCGATGACTAAACACGATTTCAATTTCTCCATATTAAGATATTAGTAA
This region of Vigna unguiculata cultivar IT97K-499-35 chromosome 5, ASM411807v1, whole genome shotgun sequence genomic DNA includes:
- the LOC114183360 gene encoding F-box/FBD/LRR-repeat protein At3g14710-like; protein product: MDSSNSSSKKKKCEEDEDMISNLPDVIISRILSFLLTKEAVCTCVLSKRWMNMWTTITKLRFIDRKLYYRTYISRTHFLNSVYRVLLHLDAKSIEGFSLSLTKDYDSYHINQWISAVLSRGVKELFIESNRKLDIFLHSLWKSQSLEKLVLDMNVCAVRLHMNGCAVKVPHLVYLSSLTVLELSGVTVVCPPSNESKNMCLNFPLLRVHRATNCIWLNVKVVSFEVPLLEVLSISHTRAFKSVDSQTVIKFCAPRLTKFSYSGFIAPIPDTVLLDLDLSTARIASANIDPWEFVRESTENTGSFAFELLKQFNNNVECLKFERSKVLAVAHDEFPAFGMLTRLEMGNVTGDILLIFLRNSPFLKTLDIQELLGFGEEHCNPENVPYCFISNLEVMKFGKLKGVEDELRFAKFALEHARVLKRVSFCHHWELRKSIFGKVKKKILSFKRSVSSPIIEFL